A stretch of DNA from Diospyros lotus cultivar Yz01 chromosome 14, ASM1463336v1, whole genome shotgun sequence:
taatgccatgaccatcaaaGAAAAATTCTCTATACCTTTGGTGGAAGACCTCTTAGATGAACTTCACCAAGCCTAAATCTTTTCAAAGCTTGATTTGCATTCGGGgtaccatcaaattaggatgaggtCGGAAGACATACATAAGACAGCCTTTAGGACCCACCACGAACACTTtgaattcttggtaatgccatttgggcttaccAATGCCTCAACCACTTTTCAATCTTTAATGAGCCAAATATTCGAACCCTACCTTCGGAAATTTatccttgtgttctttgatgacatactagTCTACAGCCCTTCCCTTAGCCAGCACCTAATTCATCTTAAGACCACCTTGGACATCCTCAAATCTAACTGGCTTTtcattaagaaatctaagtgtTCATTTGGTCAAAGGCAAGTTAAATATTTGGGGCACATTATATCCAAGGTAGGGGTTAGCGCTGATCCAAAGAAAGTGGAGGCTATGGTGTCCTAGCTGAGGCCTAATTCAGTGAGGTCTTTGAGGGGGTTACTAGGATTGACCGAGTACTACCGTCGGTTCGTAAGAAATTACGAAATCCTTAGCAAACTATTAACAGAGTTATTGAAGAGGGAAATTTCAGTTGGGGCCCTGAGGCTGAAGGGGCCTTTGAGAAGTTAAAGGAAGCCATCAGTGAAGTGTTGGTATTAGGGCTGCCCGACTTTAGCAAGCCCTTTGTCCTAGAGACAGACACATGGGGCAATGGTGTAAGAGCAGTCCTAGCTCAAGAAGGGAGACCATTGGCATTCTTAAGCCAAACCTTAGGCCCAAAACATTTGGGGCTTAGCATATATGAGGAGTTTCTCGCAGTGCTGATGACTGTAGataaatggagacattacttgGAAATGGGAaggtttataattaaaacagACCACTAAAGCTTGAAGTTTCTTTTACAGCAGAAACTACAAACACAGTTCCAAAGAAAAGGCATGACCAAGTTGACGGCTTTAGACTACTCAATACAAtataagaaggaaaagaaaatgtagtTGTAGATGCACTTTAAGGTGTCATGAAGAAGGGAGTGTAGCAGCCATACTATTGTCATTCCCGAATGGTGTCAACAGGTGATAGAAAGCTATGAAGGAGATGATAAAGTGAGGGAATTACTAGAAAAGGTGGTCATGGGATCTGAAGGGGTCGAAGGGTATACATTGGTGGACGGGATGTTAAGACAGTAGGGCCGGATTGTAATTGGGAATAATGAAGATCTCAAGAGGAAGATCTTGCAATCATTGCACAAATCTTCATTGGGGGGACACTCCGAGATCCTAAACACTTACCTTCGGGTGAAGCAACTCTTTCATTGGCCAGGGCTGAGAATGGAGCTAAGAAAATTTGTGTTAGGCTGTGACATTTGCAAGAGATGCAAAACTGAGAATGTGACCTACCCTGGACTTTTACAGCCCCTGCCAGTGCCTAAGCAAGCTTGGTTTAGTGTCTCTATGGATTTCGTCAAAGGGCTGCCTAAGTCGAAAGGAAAGGACAGTATAAGGGTTGTGGTAGACCGGTTCACAAAATTTGCTCATTTTATAAGATTGGCCCATCCTTATACGGCTCAAGAAGTGGCTAGAATCTTCATGGATCAGGTGGCAACTTTGCATAAGGTTCCCAGGACAATTATCTCCGATCATGACAAGGTTTTTACAAGCACTCTATGGAAGGAGGACGTTTAGAAAATTACGTCTTCAACCTATCACCCCCAAACAGATGGGAACACTAAGCGAGTAAACCAGggcttagaaaattatttaaggtgTATCTGCATCTTGCAGTCCAAGAACTGGCATAGATGGCTATCCCtagcccagtggtggtacaactccaaCCACCACTCTTCCTTAAAAATATCTCCCTTTGAGGCTCTTGTCATATACAAGCCTCCTCTATTACTGGCTATAGGAGAACATTTCACTGCAGCCTCAGTAAAAGAATACTTATAATAGAGAAGGGTGGTATTGCAACAACTAAAACAAGAATTGGCTACAGCTCGAAATAGGATGAAGCAAGCTGCATATAAGAAAAGAAGTGACAAGGAATTTGAGGTAGGGGAGAAGGTATACTTGAGATTGAGGAAACCTCACTTGAAGTCTATTACTCAAAGGCCGTTTTCCATATTGGAGAGGGTAGGGAAGGTGGCTTATTGGCTACAGCTTCCAAAGGGAACCCGAATCCAGCCCGTTTTCCATGTCTCCCTATTAAAGGAATCAGGATCTAAGAACCCCACAATGCCCACCATTCCTGAGGAGAAGGATAGTATGGAAGAACCATAAGCTATTTTGGATAGACGGGTAGTTCACAACCAAGGGGTTCCACTCATCCAAGTACTAGTGAAGTGGTAGGGTGGAGCAACAGGAAgcaacacttgggagtacctgCCTAGTTTACTCAAATGGTTCCCCAAAGTTGCCAACCTcctcagcatttcttgaggacaaaaaAGGTGTAAGGGATGGGGAATTGTCACGAAAGGGTTCGAAAAATTGATGATTCGAATAGCTATAAGTCTTAGTTTGTTTTTTGCTTACTAATGTAATTTCcttattgttgtaattttgttattttactatTGTAACTCCACTAGTGATATTAGTTAGCAAAGCTGGAAGATTCCCCACGTGGAGGGGGAATAGAATAGGAAAAAAGAGCGGTTATAACCGCATGGAGAAGGGATCTGCTGTGGCAGCCCTCCACCCATCAGTTGTATAAACATTCCCAAGCTTGCTGGGAAGATCATCATTGAATTAAATATCAGAATTGATTCTTCCTTCTATTGCTCTTAtctctctccttcttctcacttccttctctctccctctctctcccttccttGCTCTATTATGTTCTGTTTCGGTAGAAACTATCTCCTAATCCATTATGGGCTAGGAGCCCTCTAAATTCACGAACGAGCCGTGACAAATCCTTGCATGGATCACCACTTGGAGGACACTCAGGCATACAAAATACCTACCAGAAGGTGAAGCAACTATTCTACTAGCCACATCTAAAGAAATCAATGATGGAGTATATCATGACTTGTGACACCTATAAAAGGTGCAAACACGAGACAATGGCACATCCAAGCCTCTTGCAGCCCTTAGCCATTCCAAAACAAGCATGGACCAATGTGACAATGGATGTCATAGAGGGATTACCCAAATTGGAAGGGAAGGACTGCATTTTAGTGGTGATCGATAGGTTCACAAAATGTGGCCACTTCTTGAGCTTATCACACCCCTTCACAACACAAGAAGTGGCCAAGATCTTCTTGGACAACATAGTGAAGTTACATGAGGTACCACGATCAATAGAATGAGACAGGGATAAGGTGTTTACCAACTTGTTTTGGCAGGAGTTGCTACAAACTATGAGCACAAAATTAAACATGTCCACTGCCTACCATCCAAAGACAGATGGACAATCAGAGAGAGTCAATCAATGTCTAAAAGCATACCTCCAGAGCTCGTGTTTCCTACAGCCTAAGGGGTGGTAGAAATGGTTGTCCCTAGCTCattggtggtacaattccagccaCCACAGCTCAATCAAAATGACACTATTTGAGGCTTTATATGGATAAAAGCCATCCCTACTTCCAGCTATTGGAGGACACACAATAGTAGCAGCAGTTGAGCGTATTTATAGCAAAGGCAGAATATATTACAAATACTAAAGAATGAATTGGCTAATGCACAGAATCAGATGAAGCAAATTGTAGACAAGAAGTGAAGTGAGAGGCAATTTCAGTAGGGGATGAGATCTACTTAAGACTGAGCCACCCCCACCTGAGAACCCTATCTCGTCAGCAAATCTCTAAACTGAGCCCAAACTTCTATGGCCCTTATCCAGTTATTGCAAAGATAGGGAAAGTGGCTTACAGATTGCAACTACTGGAGGGAACACAAATTCACTCAGTATTCCACATTTCCCTTCTCAAGAAATCTATTGGGACAGATGTTGCGAGTCCTGACCTTCCCCCTAGCCTCAATGAAGAAGTTGGAACAATGGCACCAACGGCTATCCTCAATAAACGAGTAATCTACAAGCAAGAAGCCACTCTAACCTAGGTGCTAGTCAAATGGTCCTCCCTACACCCCAACAACAACACATGGGAGTATTTGcccaatcttctcaagcaatttCCCAATACCGCCAATTTACTTAGCATTTCTTAAGGACAAGATCGAAGGGGAAaagttgtcatgtacctagacCTTAAGGCTTTTACATTGAGGGGTAGTTATAGCTATAAGGAAGTTGTACCTAGCTGTGCGCATTACAGATTGTACTCGAAGAATGGGTAATCGCTTTTGACACCAATCTCTTGTTGTGGATCAGTATATAAGAGCTGACCTAGCCATTTTTCAAATCATCGAATGCAATTGAAGAATTCTCTAGTTTCCCAcctccaactctctctctctctctctctctctctctctcaatcgaTCGATTGATCTTTCCTCCCCCAATTCTCTACTCTTCCCTCTCTTTCTACAAAACCCTCACTCTCCCACCTAATTCTCCTCCAAATCGGCTGAGAATTTTCTGTCAGATCTAGGATCTGACACATTGCTGACCAAGGAAAATACAGCATAATAGAAGAATCACGATACTATCATAGCACAAGCATCAACCATAATGGCAACTATCCTGTTTCAAACTAAGACACAAATCAGACTTAAGTACAGCTAACCAAATTGGACTACATCACAGTAAAGTAAGCAATAAACATTAAGTTCAATGATCAACTACCTTGAATGAGCAGACTTATTTGTTGCATATATGCTAACTGATCTGTCAAAGGGCACAGATGTTCTGGGTGCAAAACCTGAGTGACTGACTGTGGAAGGTACCTCCGCTTCGCCTTTTCTGGTTCCTTGAAGATAATGTGAATGCTCCTGTCAAAAAAGTAGTTTCATATTCACTACCTGAAATATATACAATATTATGGAAAAGGACAAAAAGCATAAAGCTTCACCTTTTCCATCTCACTGGAAGTTTTAGGAAATTGACCAGAAATTTTGGACTGCCCAAAATATCCCTGATTCTGAGTATATGATGCTTGTGGGATCGCTTGCAAGATGACCTGTGAATGGGCAGTATGCTTCATTCCATAGGAAGGTTCAACTTCCTCCTCCAAGTTCCCCATTGGATGATACTGAAATTTGCGAGCACCAGTAGTTTTCTGGCCAGCTTGACCAAATAACTTCTGCCTGCCTCCAGGAAAATTCTGTGGATCACTTGCATCGGACCCACCATTGTCCCTTGAACCACCAATAGGGTGCTGGGATAAGTTAGAGCCATGGCTATCACTGGAGTTCTCTTTTCTATCACACTTGTCTGCCTCATGCAATTTAACTGCATCCTTGTCAGGAATGTTCATGGACGACTCCAAAACCGGCAGATTGTTCTGATGATGCTGGGAGTTCCCTAAGTTTTCACctcctttatttttcattaaagaaTTAGCATGTTGCCAGTAATTAAAGTGATGACTATTGGAGAGCAGTAGGCTGGCATTTTCCAGCATGGCACTTCTAGTGCTAGAATTTGGAACCTCTCCAATATTATTCAAACTACGGTCCTCGTTGTTTACCTGTGGACTTCCTACAGAAGAGTTTATATGTTCCAATCTAACAGATACATTTGGACCAGAATCAGCCTTCCACAAACGAATGCCATGACTCATGTCCTCACAGATATTGTGGTCCTTCCTGTGCAACTGCTGCAATTTGTCCTCGTTGCCATTAACTTTCAAGGTTGCACCCCCAGCAGGTGATGCAGACTTGTCAACATTGCCACTATCAGTTCTATTGTCAGGCTGGCTAGAGTTAAAGGAAGAACCACTCCGTTGAGGGACCCACATCCCCAAAATGTTCTTCTCATTCCTTTCTGTATGTGAAGAATATGCAGCAttaccataaacttgactcccCTCTGCAAGTGGCTTTTGTAAAGGACGATGACTTAACCAGTTGATTCCTTCTTGGGAAGACTGATGAATATCTGGACCCGTAAAATCTGTCTGCTGCATCTCACCATTCCCATATGAATATTTCCGTCCAGATTGCCACATTCTTCGGACAGCAGGATGATTTTTGTTCATGTTGGCATCATCCGAGAGGGGAACTGGTCCAGAACTTGATGACGACGCAATCTGTGagctgttttcagccaaaaccttttgttgttttgttttgtttgcataTGCTGAAGTCTGGTGACTTCCTGCAGGAATTGGAGTATTCTGAAAACTCACACCATTCCAATCTTCTTGAAGCCCTAAGTCATTGCTAGATGTTTCTGCCACGGCAGACTGCATAAGAGCACTCCAACTCCCACTTTGTAGGGAAGGAAATCCATTCAAAAATCCTTTACTATACAATCGATTATACCCTCCTCCCATGTTCGCATCACTGCCAAAGGCATCCCATATATTATCATCCCCAAATAATATCCTCTCCTCAGTTGGGTCTAGGGAAACCACATTCTGTGAAGAACCATGGGATGTTATTTTTTCAGGCAACATTTCAGATGGACCAGCTAATTCCTGCCTCTCATGGACCTCCTGGGCAGGGGCATTTCTTTGCCCAGACCTCGCTTCCTGgaatttttctaaattcatcCCACTATCGAGACGATCAGTGTTTACTTCCTCCTGAAAAGAATTCTGTCCAGAAACCAGAGATTCATCCTGCATGTGAACCTGATCTTGGAATCCAGTACATTGATTACCTGGGGAGGTCATTTGCTGCATTTGAAGCTTATCTGGTAGGATATGAGAATGATGGAGCGGAGTACCCCTTCTACTAGAAACAGGAACCCCATACAGAGCTTGGTCAACCTGTTGGGGAACCAAACCCATTAAGCTCAGTGTCTGGCCTTGCTCAGGAGGAAACCTAAATCCATTAGAGGATCCCTCAATAGCTGGATTAGCATGCTGCAACCAGTTTGTGCTACCAGCCAGGGGCTCAGTTGCCCAACGATAGTCTGATGCTGCGGTAAAGAGGGAGATAGGAGTGCTATTAGTTAGGACAGATGAATTGGTGCCAGACACCTGTTTTATAATAGTAGGGATCTGATTTGTTTTATTCTGTTGTTGTCCTTCTATTTGCTGAATCTGTTGCTGCCTCTGAAGCTTCCGCAACATGGCCTGCTGCTGCAGTAGCTGCATGTCATTGACGCCAGACTGCTGCGGTGGAAAGGTTTGCAGCACGCCTGTTAGCTGGCCACTCATTTGTTGACTACCAAAAAGATTAAAACTAACAGGCACTTCAGATGATTCTGACCTAACTGAAGAAGTATAATTTTGAGGGCTAGTCTCTTGCTGCAACCCATAGATAGATAAGCCTCTTGATCTATTACAGTGATCAGATTCTGTATCCACTCCCAAAAAATTTGCTTCACTCTCTCTTGTCTGCAAAATCTGGTGCCTGTGCATATATCCATTTAAAATTGGCTGTTGGTTTTGAGGATGACTTTTGGCAAATTCAGGACCCACTCTAGGTTGTGTAGGGTTCAAGCCATGTGGTACTGGAAATGTCTGGATGCTATGTCCTTTGTCTGTGTCTgttatatgaaaagaaaatgttatCCATGTGTAAAAAGGCTGAATTTATTTTGATCAAAGATTCATTAACCTCTAAAACCTTGGTCTTGAAAAATGGAATGAAGAAAggaaacataaatttcattttcaagaGACAATTGATCAAAACATTCATCATTGGTAACTAGTCGGCTAGAAAGCCAATTCAATACCTGATTGCTgcagattataattttttaaaaccgaATTTGGTAAGCCAATATGTCTCTGACTTCCAGGCCACAGATTGTTACCTAGCACTGGCCAAGTTCCGTCAACCTGTGAGTCTTGCTGTCCCTGGGACAAGTTCTCTTGAGCAAAGAAATTGTGAACCCTGTCTCCAACTTCGTTGCCAGGCATAGATAATTCAATCCACAATTTTGGCAGCCAAAAATTTTTAGTTTCTAGAACAACTTAGCAGATGAACAAAGTCAGAACTTCATCACTCCTATTGGAGATCCAACAACATGAGCATCCAACCATATTTAATTCAATATCACTAGAACATTCATGGAACCAAACTTCTGTCTGATTATTCACTCCAGCAACCAAATTCCTAACTTCCAGAACACGTCCTGCCTGATGTCCATGAAGAAAAGCAAAGACAATCAGATAAAACAGAGGCAGAATGACAACTTTTATGCACAAGAGGTCATATCCCAAAGCTAGTGAAATAAAATTTCCAGTAATGGGAGATGTTCTGTTCCTTTGTCTTAAATGAAGTGTCTTAAATGAAGAACACATCTATGATAGACAATATCAAATAGAAACCAAATGTCCAAGGTAACCAGTTACCAAGTCCAATCAAGATGGTAGTAACAATTATCAACCACGCAAGCATATGTTTGCTTTAACAACACGTATATATGTTGAAACCTCAATTTCGCACTCCTCTATAGAGTTCCAGACATCGGCTCAACATCAATACCACAAAAATACCAAGACAGGAGAACAGAAGGCAGGAAAGATTGGCACAAAGAATATAGTTCAGGTCCAACCCACATTTCAAAAAACACACTATAAAACCTAAAaccaaatgaaaaagaaaacagcTCACACAAGGAGAGTATTATGGAAAACTGTCAGTACCTGAATGTGAGACTAAAAAAGTAGAACTTCCAACTCAGCGTAAGAAAATGCAATCATAGACCAAAAAAGTTCACAGAAAATTCAGAACACAGGTTGACTTCCCATCACAACCATCAAAAGATAATCTATACACCAAGATGGCTGATAATATAAAGCAAAAAAAGCTGCTTACGAAGTGTGTCAAAAGACTATTTATACTAGGGTTACAGTGGTAATGAATCCTTGCCATTGATCATAAACGAATCTTTCTAATCTTAGCCATCCATTTTATATTAAGTCACATGCTAGTCACACAACTACTTATTAagctaataatataaatactaattaCAACCTAATAATGTGAATACTGACCATAAgctaaacaaataagaaaataagaacatTACTAAATCAAGAAAATACTTCTGCATCAGCAACTCAATAAGTCACACAAAGCGCATGGTTAAtgcagaaaattagaaaaattgcATCCTATTCACTTCCAGGATTCCAAGCTTGTTATTACATGCAATAATCCCATAAATCCTTTTCAGCTCTGTAAAGTCCTTACTCCTTAGGACTATTGGTTTTGGTGTTACCAAAACCACTAAACAAAACAAGATGCTTTAGCCAATGTATTTCATTTACTTGTAGCTTACATTGGTTTCTAGCCAAGGGTGGCCCAGGTGAGGGTGCAAAGGTTTGACAGCCATTTTTAGGATTTACAAAACAACAggcaaaacaagaaaagagcatgCCAACAGTGTTCCTTGAATGCTATGATCAAGATTGAAGAATTCCAGAGGTCCTCATAGGATAAGCCAGAGAAGTCCATTTCCCAGACCAGGCACCACTGGATAACTGTGGCAAAACCATGGCCCTGATTAGGCAAAACCTAGACAAAGAGGAAGTCAGGTCCTTACGGAAATTCATGCTAGCTATTTTGGAAAGTCAACGAGGGTAAAATTTCTTATTGCCATTCAAATCTAGGATGTAAGGCGATCAATTAGATCTTGTCTAGAACCTATTCTTCTAGAATTAGAACTCTAATTCCATAGATTTATTCATTCTAACAGAACTAGAATTGTGATTATTTCATTTCaaacaaaatgttaaaaatcgGAATTGAATTCTAAGTTTTATGCTCGGAACCAAAATGAGAATGGAATTAAGTATATAGTTTGACCATCTTACCCTTAACAgctcaatcaaaataaaatgcaacataaatcataaaaattttactctaaaatttataacataaagttaatACTCTAGCATTGtagaagaaatttaattaaaagattaattaccaaaataagattaaataaatGCCATCACATGTACAACCATTACATACAAATACCGTCATAAGCCCAACAAAATGAACCGATTGAAGTTGCAGTTATTGATAACCTAACAGACTACACTGGTCAGTTATACAAACCAATCAAATTTAAAACAGACAAGAACGAAATACAAAAGTTAAAACACCAAATAGATTTAAATTGCACTCAGAATAGAGACTATTGTTGCCCTTGTGATTAGCTTAGATGTGACTCTTtgttatctttcagtgagaaaaTCAATTCTGAAAgttaagagaagaagaaaacaagagaaCACTatgaatttaaacaaaatagtGAATTAGGGTATTCTCGGGAATAAAGCAAATGACTAAGTGTGACCTAAGAATTGTAGTTCTTTCATCTAACATTTTGACCAACTTTGATCAAAATTCTATTCTGTAAGTTTGTGGATAAATATGATTCCAATATTGAACTTCCTTTATTCCAAACACAATAATtacttaaaactcaaaaatgaGATTCTAACTCCTAAGTTTTATATGCATCCAAACAGGCTTAAGGGCTACttaacacaaattaattttactTCATAATTGGCATACAATCACCATAATTTATCCTAAGCGCCTGTTTGGTCGTGTGGTCACAAAGAAGAAAAGTGCTTTTTTACAACTAAAAcgcatttatgttttttttttaactttagtGTTTGGCCAAAATTAAGAAGTGTTTTATGTGACAGTGAAAGTAGATTTTCTGCTTTTCAGAAGAAGCAAGAATTTGGAGCTTCTGTTGTACAACAAAAGCAGAAagcagaaaataaaattattatttggcACAATTAACctcaataaatatttaaaataacaacaacTATCCTCTCATTTAACATTTGGTTCTTCAATCCCTTTTCTTTATCAAACCCTATTTCTCATCCACCAACAAAGAGCAAGAGCAGCATTGTCACTGCTGCCATCAATCTCACCAGATGCCACCGTTGACCTCCTCAATTGAAGCAACCTTTGTTAATCAAATCTCATTGTCAATTGTGTCACTTTCAATGTGAAATCAGCACAAGCATCTCATGGATCTCCACTCACCATGCAAAACTCAAGTTTGGACTGTAAATTAACAACTTGGCTTTTGAAACAAAGATGATGAAATGATAGAACATAATGCATAATTCCAAA
This window harbors:
- the LOC127789850 gene encoding uncharacterized protein LOC127789850; this encodes MPGNEVGDRVHNFFAQENLSQGQQDSQVDGTWPVLGNNLWPGSQRHIGLPNSVLKNYNLQQSDTDKGHSIQTFPVPHGLNPTQPRVGPEFAKSHPQNQQPILNGYMHRHQILQTRESEANFLGVDTESDHCNRSRGLSIYGLQQETSPQNYTSSVRSESSEVPVSFNLFGSQQMSGQLTGVLQTFPPQQSGVNDMQLLQQQAMLRKLQRQQQIQQIEGQQQNKTNQIPTIIKQVSGTNSSVLTNSTPISLFTAASDYRWATEPLAGSTNWLQHANPAIEGSSNGFRFPPEQGQTLSLMGLVPQQVDQALYGVPVSSRRGTPLHHSHILPDKLQMQQMTSPGNQCTGFQDQVHMQDESLVSGQNSFQEEVNTDRLDSGMNLEKFQEARSGQRNAPAQEVHERQELAGPSEMLPEKITSHGSSQNVVSLDPTEERILFGDDNIWDAFGSDANMGGGYNRLYSKGFLNGFPSLQSGSWSALMQSAVAETSSNDLGLQEDWNGVSFQNTPIPAGSHQTSAYANKTKQQKVLAENSSQIASSSSSGPVPLSDDANMNKNHPAVRRMWQSGRKYSYGNGEMQQTDFTGPDIHQSSQEGINWLSHRPLQKPLAEGSQVYGNAAYSSHTERNEKNILGMWVPQRSGSSFNSSQPDNRTDSGNVDKSASPAGGATLKVNGNEDKLQQLHRKDHNICEDMSHGIRLWKADSGPNVSVRLEHINSSVGSPQVNNEDRSLNNIGEVPNSSTRSAMLENASLLLSNSHHFNYWQHANSLMKNKGGENLGNSQHHQNNLPVLESSMNIPDKDAVKLHEADKCDRKENSSDSHGSNLSQHPIGGSRDNGGSDASDPQNFPGGRQKLFGQAGQKTTGARKFQYHPMGNLEEEVEPSYGMKHTAHSQVILQAIPQASYTQNQGYFGQSKISGQFPKTSSEMEKEHSHYLQGTRKGEAEVPSTVSHSGFAPRTSVPFDRSVSIYATNKSAHSRKNMLELLHKVDQSNEGGDYDGSVDHPQQNQSSVSQGFGLQLAPPSQHLPVQNHLLASQKSTQTDSSSSLRHATPELRDQGHAWLGSAVQGQSLKPSRGTSQGKLKTNKIGMTGQTDNEASQCNMPGNLSSTSTAGFRNSRSKFQSQQMIGPGGKVPINQPTKVSFDRNFSNFQQTDEYINRPLTSQSMPEASGDKHISSGEASPSSDTNYSIERASTTLISGQALPSSQPFVASGISQKGAFLKMMPNAWATNPSHQHLRAQPYKLNDNLGSTSSTSQDNALEEGKGLSEVGANSRESQEPEKGSFHQPVSSGNTDLAEKMSASQGKESIIKNQAKASSCSASTQREIEAFGRSLKPNNLLHENYSLLHQIQVMKSTKINSSNMILKRSAGADGGLGSEMAPTAGQSGPSDNLERKPSFQLGNVPSQDVPAFIRTDSETHSNSTASIRVEQSQIGPQMAPSWFNKFGSSKNGQMLPMYGTHKNLTAETLEQPFTLAKSTDSFCAHGPLEQVDAAADSSEVGNIWKRPTVTSMPVEHVSSSLSPAQNIGAQYLVAVRPKKRKTATSELLPWHKEVTPGSRSLLTMSMAEINWVKAATNRLADKVEDEADITEDGPTMLRTKRRLILTTQLMQQLFPPPLGAVLSADAGSNYETLTYMVARLALGDACSSIPFSESDSHVPLDSRNLLSDKCRTSETNGNQHLSKAVEGFTRRARELENDFMRLDKRASVLDLRMECQDVENFSLVNRFARYYGRGQADRTETSSSSAAGPNAQRLPPERYVTAFPVPRILPDRVQCLSL